A stretch of the Aegilops tauschii subsp. strangulata cultivar AL8/78 chromosome 4, Aet v6.0, whole genome shotgun sequence genome encodes the following:
- the LOC141021670 gene encoding uncharacterized protein yields the protein MLFTLVIDVLNSMLLRAVDLVLLHRLTARQAASSISLYADDVVIFCHPDSHEISTVRKLLPVFGLASELHTNFTKCSATPIQCTDDHIATIASEMQCPVAHFPITYLGLPLSIRKASTTSLQPINDKLGRKLSTWRASMLSKGDRLSLVRHVLCAIPTHFLTAIAFKSTAIKKVNQIIRGFLWAGSK from the coding sequence ATGCTTTTCACTCTGGTCATCGATGTACTCAACTCCATGCTGCTCCGAGCGGTGGATCTCGTCCTCCTTCACCGCTTGACTGCACGCCAAGCGGCTTCGAGCATATCCCTTTATGCGGACGACGTGGTCATCTTCTGCCACCCGGACTCCCACGAGATTTCCACCGTGCGCAAGCTCCTGCCTGTATTTGGCCTTGCATCCGAACTGCACACCAACTTCACCAAGTGTTCGGCCACTCCGATTCAATGCACCGACGACCACATTGCTACTATCGCCTCTGAGATGCAGTGCCCCGTTGCTCACTTCCCCATCACCTATCTTGGGCTGCCCCTCTCCATCCGCAAGGCCTCCACGACGAGCTTGCAACCGATCAATGACAAGCTTGGGCGCAAGCTTTCCACATGGCGAGCCTCTATGCTATCCAAAGGAGACCGCCTATCCCTTGTGCGCCATGTCCTTTGTGCCATCCCCACGCACTTCCTCACCGCCATTGCCTTCAAGAGCACTGCCATCAAGAAAGTGAACCAGATCATTCGAGGATTCCTTTGGGCAGGTTCAAAATAG